AACGATCGCTCGCAATGCTCCAAGGGAGCTGGCATGCCTCAGGAAAGATGCCATTTGGATGCCACCCCCATCGTTTGCGTGTTTAACTCGATGAAATAGGCCGTCGGATAGGGTTATGAAAGTCTGTAATGGGAATTATCATATCTCTCTCATTATGTGCTCAAAATTGACCTATGATACGCGTATTGCATGCCGGATATATCTGGTCATTTGCCAGTATTTGGTTCTTATGCCCCTTTAAACCAGTAACTGACAGTAAcccatataatcatataatctaattattattattattatatacatatcaCTGATGTGTGGCCTATAGTGACACTGCAGGTGAATGGGAACTGCACAGCAGCGCTGCTCCATATTTCTGCTTCTCATCTACCGATAATATTGCTTAATCCATTTCTCCCtcactgacacttttttttatgttacaggaacAACTGGATAATATTGTGGCTGATTTCAGCTGCCGGAATCACCTGTAAGTGGCATTATTAGTCTATTATTAGTGACTGGGTGTCTTAGTAACAGTAGTAACAGTATTATTGACTGGATCTCTTCTAAACTCACCCACCTAAGTCCCATTTTCAGCAGCAACAAAGCAAAAGCAAAAACTGTTGCAATGCAGGTGGGTTATGCACAGAGGCCCCTCATAGGAACCCTAATAACATGGGTACAATGCAGTGTTTGTATAACATTGAGTCTCTTCTCCCACAGCTCAGAGACATCAACATAGACCCAGAGGAGGTTGCTGAAGCCTTGAAAGTAAGTGTCCGGATCACTGTCTCTGTCCTCATCCTCCAATACAGAGTATAAATGTCTTATTTACCCTTTGCTCCTCTCCTTGTGTCTTGACCGACAGACTTTAAGATCAATATCGGAGGGCATGGAGAGAAAACTCCTCGAGAAGGAGAAGGAGCTGGAAGAAGCTGCCatgtatgtattttacatttaatattccATTCCAGTTTATGATGCataagaacaatatatatataagaaaaataaatgtagccAGTCAGAGCACTGATTTCATCGTTACACAGTTTCATATTGGACTGCAGGTGCCACCACAATCTCCCAGAATTCCTCAGCTGCAGCCTACAATTAGACATCTAATTTAATCTAATCAGGATTAAACAGAAAAAGTCACTTGTACAACCAGTTGAAGTGTGGCTTTGCAATAGTTTGAATTGTGAGTTAGGAACCATTCAGTCCAGGCAAAGAGCAGACAGAAATAGGTTCTATGTAATGATCTTAACACAGCAAGAAGgcgaaaaaaatgtatattggaaaacctgctctttttttccacaaaaattttagCTGGTCTATCAGTTTACTCTTATCAAcccatataatatactaaatCCCCCCAATCAACACATTAATGACTATCAGGAATATTATTACTTCAGTAATGATATTTGTAGTCTCAACACTTTGTAACAAATTACGCTGACTGATTGTTCTCCATTATATCCCCTTAAGGACCAGTCAACAGGAGAAAGTGGAGGAAGATCACTTGCAGGAAGAGGAGAACCATCAGGAGGAGCAAGAAGAGGTGGAACACAAGGAAGAGGAACAAGAGGAGAAAAACAAGGAACAAGACGAAGATGTTCCTCCAGAAAGAAAGAGGAATATGGAAGAACTGGAGAAAGATGTTCCTCCAGAACAACAAGAAGAGGAGATGGGGACTGGAGGAACAAGAGGAGCAAGAAGAAGATGGTCCAGCTGAAAAGACAGAGAATGTGGAAGAACTGGAGAAAGATGAACAGCAAGAGGAGGTGATGGAACTGGAGGGACAAGAGGCGGAAAAGCAGGAACAAGAggaagatgttcctgctgaaaagcaagaagaggtagaagaacagaagaaagtgGTTCCTCTTGAACAGCAAGATGTGGAAGAACTGGAGAAAGAAGAGAGATAGagcaggaggaagaagaggagcaaAAGCAGGAACAAGAAGAATATGTTCCTGCTGAAAACCAAGAAAAGGGGGAAGAACCGGGAGAAAGATGTTCCTgacgaaaagaaagaagaggggaTACAACTGGAGGAACAAGAGGCGAAAAAGCATGAACTAGAAGAAGAAGTTCCTGCTgaacaaaaacagcagcagccaaCCCGGAGAAGAAGGGTTGCCATCAGGCTCCAGAGGATCtgggtaatatatctaatattacTGGCTTTCTATTTTCATATGCTAATGCACCATGTTGGCTCTCGTGTACTTTATAGCCTTCCAGTCATTCAGGCTGTCTACCCAAATTATTGGAGAAATTGAAAGGTTGCCATAGCTGCCTTGTATGTTCTCTGTCTTTTTTTGCCTGTGGCCTGATCAGTCAGAGAATTTCCCCTATTGGCGAGGGTATGGCTGTCTATAGGTTGTACTGGGTTACTGACTCTGAGCAGAGATCTGGCCAAGTCTCCAGATACCGCTGTTGATTCTCTATAGACCAATTAGGGGGAGGTTTGGTAACTCTCATAGGGCTGTTGTAGCCCTTCCCTTCTTTGGAAATAACTTTGCTACTAGAAACTAGACTCACACAAGCTGATCAATATAAGAATAAAAGGTGCCATTCTAGAGAGCTGACATGCTAATAATTATTTATCTGTAATTAATTCTTCTTtaacaatttacaagatatttcttttctttgcagcGTTCCACCAAGAAGTTCTTCCGAGGGATAAATTGTCGTCGCCCCACGCCTGCGCCGTGAATACCTTGCACCCACACTGGAACCCACACAAGCATtcacacatacacttacacacgCACCCTCCCttccacacacacatattaaaggaatcattcagtattaaaataaacattaggtaaatagataggatgtgcaaaataaaaaatcttttgaatatagtgagttagccaaaaatgtaatgtataaaggctggtgtgactggatgtctaacatgacagccagaacactacttcctgctttgcagctctcttggtttccactgattggttaccagccactaaccaatcagtgacttgaaggggccacatgggctgcaaatcaggaagttgtgttctggctattatgttagacattcagtcactccagcctttatatgttacatttttggctaacttacaatattagaaacattttttattttaaacatcctatctatttacccagtttttcttcttttacagTGAACTAAACACAGACATATTAAAGGAACTGatctgtattaaaataaacattaggtaaatagataggttgggcaaaataaaaaatcttttgaatatagtgagtagccaaaaatgtaatgtataaaggctggagtgactggatgtctaacataagagctagaacactacttcctgctttgcagctctcttggtttccactgattggttaccagccaataaccaatcagtgacttaaagggggccacatgggctgcaaatcaggaagttgtgttctggctattatgttagacatccagtcactccagcctttatacattacatttttggcaaacttactatattagaaacattttttattttgcacagactatttagccagtgtttatttttatactgaatgatTCCTTTAATATGATTCCTGTGTTCAGTTTAATGTAaatagaaaaactgggtaaatagactgtgaaaataaaataatgtttctaatatagtgagttagccaaaaatgtaatgtataaaggctggtgtaaatggatgtgtaacataacagccagaacactacttcctgtttgcagctctcttggtttccactgattggttaccagccactaaccaatcagtgacttgaaggagggccacaggAAGtaatattctggctattatgttagacatacagtcactccagcttttatacattacattttttggctaactcactatattagaaacatttttattgtgcacaatctatttgcacagtgttaatttttacactgaactgttcctttaagccatgatccagggagtaataccgattgccatttggagtcaggaaggaatttttccctagggtttttgccttcctctggatcattagCTGTTATGAATGCCCAACCCAAATTgactttaatatgaataaatcctGTTCCCACCAACAGGTTtgcccataaatatgtctctgtgtttttattgaatCTCTATGGTGAATCTTGAGGGGAGGTAAGAGGCTCCAGTGCCTCATTCTGATAAAGGTAACTGACCAATTGTGTCATTTAATACTGTGGGGGGACTGCTCAAATGGGCAGGTGTGGGGCAGAGTGGGAAAGAGGTTTTGTTAAAGGTTTGTATGGTTTTatatctgtgcagggggttgttagaatgggTTCTGATCTGGGAATTCATTGATTAATATGTATGTGATGGGGCTaaaatacacagggttaatatctgtgcagggggttgttagaatggtttctgctctgggaattcattggttaatatgtaagtgatggggctaaaatacacagggttaatatatatgcagggggttgttagaatggtttctgctctgggaattcattggttaatatgtatgtgatggggctaaaatacacagggttaatatctgtgcagggggttgttagaatggtttctgctctgggaattcattggttaatatgtaagTGATGGGGCTAAAATACACAAGGAGCAAAAGACACAGATATGAGGAGACCCTACTTACTATATTATACTACAATATCACTTTATTCCACAGTACATAATGTAACAGTATTATATGGGTGCTGGGTGGGTTACAAGAAACATATACAATAGTTTCTCCAAAAATGCCACAGGTGTATCTCAGTCACATTGTATTTAGCACAGTCAGTGGTGCAGCAGTTTGTGTAAGTGGAAAGGaccaaaattccccttaaaaggggTGTCACTGCCTCTTAAAGTGCCTCACTGAGCCGACAGCGAATCACAGGACCCAATACACTAGTCTGACACCCCCCTGCCAAAATACATCCCAGCACCCACACACTGTACCCCCATATACTTAAGTGGTAAAGTGCCCCCTATGTAATAGCACCATCTCAATTCACTCCACACCTTATTTGTCTGCCCCCCTATGAACGCAAGTGGGAAGtaccaatagtttttggctgtgcCCCTTGTATGTGCCGCACAAATACCCCCCTGCAGTTGGTCAGGTTTTGCcaggacaaaaggttgaactcaatgaaTGTGGGTTTTTTCCAACCAAAGCTGCTGTGATTCATACAAATCATTTTACAGAAATGCAGGGGGGACTCTATAGAGGGAGATGAGCCTGCAACTGTTGGGGTGCCCAGGAATTATATGGGGCTGATTGAGACTTTAGGGGATCCAACAATCTGATTGGGGGGCTCAATAACTAGTGTTCccctgctgaaaaattcatgtaGGAGATTCTCATATAATTCAGTACaaagatcccaatataaacatatacattataataacTGCTTCATATAAACCCCTCCACTTACTACTgatttttatctgttttctgttagTGCTGGGGTATTACAACTACTACTAATAGCACCTTCTttacttactatacctgctatcccacagccacattcccttctcacagactattatccactgttactataggcaccatctctccctactatacctgctatcccacagttacactcccttcccagagactattatttcactgttactatagacaacatctctccctactatacctgctatcccacagtcacactcccttcccagattctctgtgtacaggagagagagtagggggttgtgtacaagagggagagtgggggttttgtacaggagggagagtgggggttgagtataggagggagagtagggggttgtgtataggagaagGTTGAGGGGGGGGTGTATAGGTGAGGGGTGAATAGGAGGTGGGGTGTATAGGTAGGGGGCCGGGAggtctagccatgatccagggtgtagaaccgactgccgtttctaggagtcaggaaggaatttttaccttcagtgcagattggcccccatagcactctagggtttttttccttcctctggatcatccactgttagggaggcccaaatataaattgcctattaattgtaataaatcctgtgctcaccgccaggtttctccataaatatgtctctgtgtttttctttaatccctatggtgaatattgagggaaggggctcctgtgcctcgttctactaaAGATGACTGAGCGGTTGTGTGAGGGTAAAACTGGGTGGTGGTGCTGATACAGAGGATtagttgaagaagggaatgggttaatatctctgcagggttaattgattaatatgtacatgacggggctgaaagacatagggacacatactgatctctaatgattggagggaactagaatattgctttactccataggccacaatgtaacagcatttccattcaagtccaaggcccctttcttaacactggaattccatccacttcccaccagcctattgtcactataccagacatttagtatatgaaggagcttgatattggccaatgactaagctggatttgttttttgggtaccactttctccaggttatgagacgtccttttggggtggggggttcctgctaaagcgattgagttaaaaacattggtggcctggggcactaagagttgaaaacattggtggcctggggccctaagagttaaaaacattgtggcctggggccctaagagttgaaaacattggtggcctggggccctaagagttaaaaacattggtggcctggggccctaagagttaaaaacattggtggcctggggccctaagagttaaaaacattggtggcctggggtcctaagagttaaaaacattggtggcctggggccctaagagttaaaaacattggtggcctggggtcctaagagttaaaaacattggtggcctggggccctaagagttgaatgaatgaatgaatgaatgaaggatGAAATCCTGGAGAAACGCACAGAAACCTTTTAATGGAAAGTAAAAGAttctttaaaaaagtgtaaaaaaataagaggaAACTGCAAGAGTgaaaaagggaaagaagaaaatatttagtggagtataaaaaacaaattggccAACAGGAGCAGTTTGAGCAGGAACAGCGAGGCTTTAGCACAAGTCGATAGATGAAGGGAAGAAAATAAAGGGGCAGGTAACAAGCGGAGAGGCTTCTGTGTTTGTCATTTAAAGGTGGGACTTTTCTCCGTGGCTTTGTGCAATCCTTCCTGAGAGgctgccacacacacacatacatttctgGATTCTTATCTGCTGCTTGTCACATGAATTAAACATACAGTAGCACAAAACTATTTACTGCCGGCGGAGCAGAGCCGGGGAACCTCGGGCAGATCGACTAATCTCTCAAAAATTTCCCTCACCCTCCTGTTATCCCAACAAAGGGGCCTCGGGAACCCCTCGTAAGTTCATGCGAATCACCTGCTTATCCACtcgtccattaaaggggttgttcagctttcagttaacttttagtaggttatagaatggtgaattctacgcaacttttcaattggtcttcattatttactttttattgttttttatttaccttttttctgattttttccagttttcaaatgggggtcactgaccccatcaaaataaaagtgctccgtaaagctacaaatgctcttttttattactcctctttgtattcagcccctcccctatttatatcccagtctcctattcaaatacATGATTAttcaaagagctgctgaataaaacgttaaacaactcaaaaaccacaaatacaaaattaaaaaccaagggcaaaacctcagaatatcactctcaagatcatactaaaagttaactcaaaggtgaacaacccctttaagttaacttttagtatgatattttggtttccattttttattattcgtggttttgagttatttagcttttcattcagcagttctccagtttgcagtttccaatatttggttgctagggttcttaTTACCCtagcattgacttgaataagagactggagtatgaaaggcagaggcctaaatagaaagatgaataataaaaagtcggaataacaataatttgttgccttactgagcattggttttagatggggtcagtgacccccatttgaaatctgaaaagagtcagaagaaggcaaatattaaaaaaaaacttatgaaaaataaataacgaagaccgaAAGATGTGTAGAATCGGCCatttaataaaatactaaaattaacttaaaggtgaaccacctctttaatataaTGGCCCCACCCTGGGGTAGAGTCCTGTGAGGAAACAAATTTTGAAACCCGGACCtgtaacccacacccacatttttacctacctgacccgcaactgcctgatctgcaaactgatccgtgactcgctgaccaccataaagcaggaagtgtcattgctggaaacgggaagtgaCGACATCAGAAGTGGGCAACgcaggaaaaattttttttaaaaaactttgataagatccacaacttgacctgcaaaccctcagactcccaacctgcatctgaaagtccttcctacaacctacagggctctaccctggggtactcagactgccctgcctgggagcacagggaaaatggcaccaatcagctctccaacacttggatgctccattggggcatttaccaatttttttttaccaattttaatattctgtcctttaaaaaagatcagggcagatagactaaatttttaaaaagttcccTCGCCCTCCTGTTATCCCAACAAAGGGGCCTCATAAGCCCTAATGGAGGAGCGGCTGTGATTGAGTGGCATTGCACCcctggccagggtcggactggggggcccggggctgctgtctGAGGGCCCCCCTCCGTCCTCCCTTTCTGAGCCGGCACACTGCGCTGCGGGCAATACAGGAAGAAGGTGCGCAACAGTTTTTGCCCTTCGTCGGGCAGTCACTGCAGGAAAAAGGTGCcgatctgggccggcgggcccaccgggttttttccccagtgtctcagcggcccagtccgacactgcccctggCACTACAACATAGGCAGCCTAAGCTTAATGATACTTACAAGGGATTAGCCATGAGAATCTCCTTGCACTTATCTAACATACACATTACAGGGCCATTTTGGCAGCAGCAGTTCTAGGGGGCGCACAAATTGGACAGGACATATTTGTAGCTGGTACTGCCCAAGCCCAGTGTAAGGGGCGCATGTCTGCTTAATCTGAAGTAGGATTTGGGGTGGgataaaggaaagtaaaataataCTATGGGTGTTATTGGGTAGATCCCCTCCAGTAACCCAATATTGAAACCTATTGTCCCTTGGCCAGGGTGCCATGAACCAATCCATGTTGTGCACCCAGGTGTCCCTTACGTAGGCTTGGGTTGGGTTCCATGAGCAGGGACTCCAGGGAGCAGAGCTTTCCTTGGGGAGTCGGAAAATGGGGGCAGCTGCCCTGGGTCCTGGGCATGACAAGGTCAGTGGGTAGTTCATGCCAACGGCACAATCTCCTGGTTATCGACTTGTccattaaatgggctgttcatctttaaagaggtggttcatctttcagttaacttttagtatgttatagaatggccaattctacgcaactttttaattggtcttcaaaatgtaatttttattgggtttttttttctgattctttccagttttcaaatgggagtcactgaccccatctaaaaacaaatgctccgtaaagctacaaatgatctattattgctcttttttatcactcctctttctattgagCCCCTCCtaatcatatcccagtctcttattcaaataagccaatggttactagggtaatttggaccctagcaaccagattttggaaactgcaaactggagagctgctgaataaaaagctgctgaataactcaaaaaccacaaataaaaaatgaaagccggGGGGAATGGCCAGCGCGTGCATGTAACCACACTCGTATCTTAACTGCTCCTGCTTCGGTGCCAAACGAAGGTGGAAAAACAGCAGTCCCAGGGTGCCCTAAAGTGCAGAAAATCAACAACCGCTGGCATATCTAGAAGAAGAACTAAGCAGCAGCCCCTGCAACTTACCTCATTCTATGGATCTCAGCCGAAAGCGCCGCTCTTGGAGGATTGCCAAGATGGCGCCCAGTCCTCATCGGGTGCATCCTCACCAGCGCGACACGGAGCTGAAAGAGCGCAACAATCAGATAAATACGAGGAGGGGACACAGGGCTTAACAGAGACACATTTAAAAGCACTGCTTACAAAACTCAGGGAAGATATTTGCTCAGACACAAAACCAACTGTGCAAGACTTAAAAACAGAGTTACAGGTCATAGCTGAGCGCACAGACCGTGTTGAAACAAAAATGGTGGAACTGGTTGAGGCGCATAACACAATGGCAGACACATTGAATACTCGGGATGCCGAGATCGATAGACTGCAAAATAAGATAGCAGACATAGAGGATCGATCAAGAAGAAATAACGTGAGGCCCAGGGGGTACCAGAAGAGATCCTGCAGGCTCAACTAAGCCAATATGCCCAAGAGCTTATATTAAAGGCACTCCCAGAGACCCCCACGGATCACCTTATCATCGATAGGATCCACAGGGTCCCTGAACCCAGAAATGCACCAAGTGAAGCACCCAGAGATGTGATCCTCAGAATCCATTTCTATCACATAAAAGAGGACCTGATGCTCTTTACCAGACAACACAAAAATATCCCacagctgttccaaaaaatacaaGTCTATGCAGAACTATCAGCAGCAACTTTGGCTAAGAGACACCAGTTAGCAGTGATAACTCAGGCCCTACGCCAGaatgatatacagtacaaatggGGGGACCAACACAACTGATTGTTCAGTGGCACCACAAAAATGATCTCCACTGCAGCGGAAGGAAAAGCAGCATTAACACAATGGAATATCCCAGTAGAAACACAACACAAACCACATGAGCCGCATGGAAGCGCCTGCACGTGGAAGAAGAGTGGATCAAAGACATAGGGAACCTTAACCTCCCACCACCACTATAATGACCTTCAACCCTGGGTCACTTACCTGGATTAATGTTCCCAGGCACCGGAACAAGAACAACTAAGATCTCAACAACAGAAGATCTAAACACCCCCCCAATTCTTTTCTCTGCTACTGCTAGACTGTGTGCCCAGATAAGGCATGTATGCAAAAAGAGAATGGCCTAACCAAACGGCCAAAATGTACATATGTTTATAATGGTTTTGTTTACTTCTCTTTCCTCTCTCTTCTGCTCTACCCCTTCAATCCTACCCAGGAGACTGACATGACAAATGAGTAAACATCAGTTCCAGCTGCTGAGGAACCAGCCAAATGTACACACTATAGCACAACAACAAGTTCCAATGGGTCTCAAATGTTTTAGTATGAATGTGAAGGGCTTAAACACACCCCACAAAAATCCATTGACCTTAGCAGAGTGCAAAAGGCAAAATGTAGATATTCATTTGGATTTTCGAACAAAAGATCAAAGCTCGATTGGtaataagcaatacaaaatgaTAGCAGCGGCAACAtcgaaagcagaaaaaaaagaagtgtagCCATTCTGGCTAGAAGatccctaaagggatactgtcatgggaaaacatgtttttttaaaaaaacacatcagttaatagtgctactccagcagaattctgcactgaaatccaattctcaaaagagcaaacagatttcattatattaaattttgaaatctgacatggggctagacatattgtcagtttcccagctgcccccagtcatgtgacttgtgcctgcactttaggatggaactactttctggcaggctgttatctctcctacttaatgtaactgaatcagtctcagtgggacctggcttttactattgagtgttgttcttagatctaccaggcagctgttatcttgtgttagggagctgctatctggttacctccccattgttc
Above is a genomic segment from Xenopus laevis strain J_2021 chromosome 3L, Xenopus_laevis_v10.1, whole genome shotgun sequence containing:
- the LOC121401206 gene encoding glutamic acid-rich protein-like; this encodes MERKLLEKEKELEEAAMTSQQEKVEEDHLQEEENHQEEQEEVEHKEEEQEEKNKEQDEDVPPERKRNMEELEKDVPPEQQEEEMGTGGTRGARRRWSS